A window of Cryptomeria japonica chromosome 3, Sugi_1.0, whole genome shotgun sequence contains these coding sequences:
- the LOC131033751 gene encoding chaperone protein dnaJ 8, chloroplastic-like has protein sequence MAVAVGKVVGVNANSNPTFVRKDGGDKKLWGRRNVRAMASVSCGKLKEEYKLLRLESNASEKEVKKAYRRLALQYHPDVCKGENCGVTFHKINEAYQIVMSTLMEVNKEEEYYADDGYMGFDEWEEWMGFEGGCPSGDYSNHINCYT, from the exons ATGGCTGTTGCAGTTGGAAAGGTTGTGGGTGTCAATGCGAATTCCAATCCCACGTTTGTAAGAAAAGATGGGGGAGACAAAAAATTGTGGGGCAGAAGAAATGTTAGGGCAATGGCGTCTGTTAGTTGTGGGAAACTGAAGGAGGAGTATAAGTTACTCAGATTGGAATCCAATGCCAGCGAAAAGGAAGTCAAGAAAGCTTATCGACGGCTTGCCTTGCAG TATCATCCTGATGTCTGTAAAGGAGAGAATTGTGGTGTGACGTTTCACAAGATCAATGAGGCCTATCAG ATTGTAATGTCTACTTTGATGGAGGTAAATAAGGAAGAGGAGTACTATGCTGATGATGGGTATATGGGCTTCGATGAATGGGAAGAATGGATGGGATTTGAAGGTGGTTGTCCAAGCGGAGATTATTCCAATCATATAAACTGTTATACCTGA
- the LOC131033754 gene encoding chaperone protein dnaJ 8, chloroplastic-like, with translation MAVAIGKVVGANGNFNPMFGRKDGGDKKLWGRRNVRAMASVSCGKLKEEYKLLRLEPNASEKEVKKAYRRLALQHHPDVCKGENCGVMFQKINEAYQIVMSTLMEVNEEEEYYGDDGYMGFDEWEEWMGFEGGFPSGDYSNHINYYT, from the exons ATGGCTGTTGCGATTGGAAAGGTTGTGGGCGCCAATGGGAATTTCAATCCCatgtttggaagaaaagatgggGGAGACAAAAAATTGTGGGGCAGAAGAAATGTTAGGGCTATGGCGTCTGTTAGTTGTGGGAAGCTGAAAGAGGAGTATAAGTTACTCAGATTGGAACCCAATGCCAGCGAAAAGGAAGTCAAGAAAGCTTATCGACGGCTTGCCTTGCAG CATCATCCTGATGTCTGTAAAGGAGAGAATTGTGGTGTGATGTTTCAGAAGATCAATGAGGCCTATCAG ATTGTGATGTCTACTCTGATGGAGGTAAATGAGGAAGAGGAGTATTATGGTGATGATGGGTATATGGGCTTCGATGAATGGGAAGAATGGATGGGATTTGAAGGTGGTTTTCCAAGCGGAGATTATTCCAATCATATAAACTATTATACCTGA